The DNA region CCGGATGACACCGTGGCCGACGCGCTCCTCAGGGTGCCGGCAGTCCAGGGCCACGGGGTCGTCCTCAACGACCAGAGCGGCGCCTACCTCGGAGCCATCCCCGCCGCCCGTCTCGAGACTGCGCTGCCGGATGCCCGCCTCGGCGACCTGCTCCACGGCCGCATCACGGCCATCGACGCCGAGGACGTCGGTGGTGCCCGTGCCGCATTCGACCTCATGCTGGCCGCCGACGTCGAGTTCGTGCCCGTGCTCAGGCACGGCGCAGTCGTCGGCACGCTCAGCCGCAAGAGCGCCCTGCGCGGCACCATCTACTCGCCGACCCTCGACGCCGACGGACGTCTGCAGGTCGCCGTCGCGCTCGGCATCAACGGCGACATCGCCACCAAGGCGAAGGCCTTCGCGGCGGCAGGCGTCGATGTGCTCGTCATCGACACGGCGCACGGTCACCAGGCCGGCATGCTCGAGGCCATCCGCACGGTGAAGGCTCTCGGCCTCGGCCTGCCCATCGTCGCGGGCAACATCGTCACGGCCGACGCTGTGAAGGACCTCGTCGACGCGGGTGCCGACATCCTCAAGGTGGGAGTCGGTCCGGGCGCGATGTGCACCACGCGCATGATGACCGCCGTCGGTCGTCCCCAGTTCTCGGCCGTTCTCGAGACGGCTGAGGCCGCTCGCTCGCACGGCGCGCACGTGTGGGCCGACGGAGGGGTGCGCTACCCGCGCGACGTGGCGCTGGCGCTCGCCGCCGGAGCGTCATCCGTGATGATCGGATCGTGGTTCGCCGGCACCATCGAGGCGCCGGGTCAGCTCGCCGTGGACGGCGGCGGACGCCTGTACAAGGAGAGCTGGGGGATGGCGTCGACCAAGGCCGTGCGCGAACGGTTCGGTCGCCTCGACGCCTTCGACCTCGCCCGCAAGGAGCTCTTCGCCGAGGGCATCTCCTCGAGCAAGATCTACCTCGACCCGCTGCGGCCCTCCCTCGAAGACCTTCTCGACATGATCACCTCGGGGCTGCGCAGCTCGTTCACCTACGCCGGAGCCAGTTCGCTCGCCGAGTTCTCCGAGCGCGCCCTCGTCGGCATCCAGTCGGCCGCGGGCTACGAGGAGGGCAAGGCGCTGCCGGTCAGCTGGTAGCGGGCGGGCGCTTGGGCGGGGGCGAGCGGATGCCGCGCGGTCATTCCTCCGCGACGCTGTCGTTCTTTCAGGCGCGCCGGCGAGAATCGACGGCGCCGTCGGCAGCGGGCCTCCGCCTGGGCGACCTTCCACACAAGCCCGATATACTCGGCTGACAATGGATGACCCGCCCAGTAGCACCCCCGGCCATAGACCCTCGCCCGTGAACTGCGGAGGTGCTGCCCGTGTCTGAGTGGATCATGCTCGGCATCGGCCTCATCCTGACCGTCGGCACGGGCTTCTTCGTTGCCAGCGAGTTCGCGCTGGTCAACCTCGATCGGGCCGATCTCGAAGCCCGCCGCGAGCGCGGCGAGACCCGGCTCCAGATGACCATCTCGGCCCTGGCGCAGACGTCGACGCACCTCTCGAGCGCCCAGCTCGGCATCACCATCACGACGCTGCTCACTGGCTACATGTTCGAGCCCGCGATCAGCTCGCTGCTGGCTCCCACGCTCGAATCGTGGGGGATTCCGGATGCCGTCGCCACGGTCGCGTCGACCATCGTGGCCGTGACCCTGGCCACGCTGCTGTCGATGATCCTCGGCGAGCTCATCCCCAAGAACCTCGCCCTCGCGCTGCCCCTGAAGACGGCGAAGTTCGTCATCCCGTTCCAGACGATGTTCACCTGGGTGTTCAAGCCGGCGATCATCGTTCTGAACGGCAGCGCCAACGGCATCCTCCGCATGGTTGGAGTCGAGCCGAAGGAGGAGCTGTCCGGCGCGCGCACGGCCGAGGAGCTCTCGAGCCTGGTGCGCCGCTCGGCGAGCGCCGGCGTGCTGGAGCGCGACACGGCCAGCCTGCTCAACCGCACCCTGATGTTCGCCGACCACACCGCATCCGATGTCATGACGCCCCGACCGCGCCTGGTCAGCATCCAACGCTCGGAATCGGCGCATGCCGTGCTCGAGCTGGCATCCCAGACGGGTCACTCGCGGTTCCCGGTGATCGACGAGGACGTCGACGACGTCGTCGGCTTCGTGCACGTCAAGCAGGCCATGGCCGTGCCCCGCGCCCGCCGGGCCGACGTACCCGTGTCGGCGCTCCAATCCGAGGCGCTGCGCGTTCCCGAGACCATGCGCCTCGACGTGCTGCTCGCAGAGCTCCGCGGCCGCGGCTACCAGATGGCCGTCGTCGTCGACGAGTACGGCGGAACCGCCGGCGTCGCGACCCTCGAGGACCTGGTGGAGGAACTCATCGGCGAGGTCGCCGATGAGCACGACAGGTCACGCGCCGGCATCGTGCGCCGTGGCCGCGCCATCAGCTTCCCGGGCATGCTTCGCCCCGACGAGCTGCGCGAGAGCACCGACCTCATCGTTCCCGAGGACGGCACGTACGAGACCGTCGCCGGCTACGTGATGAGTGAGCTGGGTCGCCTTCCGGTCGTCGGCGACACCGTGCTCATCGAGAACGGCGAGCTGACGGTCGATCGTCTCGACGGGCGCCGCATCGACAGGTTGCGGTTCACCCCGGATGAGTCGGAAGTGATCCCGGTTGCGGATGTCGACGGTGTGAAGCCGGCGAAACCCGCCAAGCCCGCGGTGGTCGATGTCCCGGCGCGAGCCGCCGACAGGAAGGGGGCGCGCTCATGAGCGACTGGGCCGGAATCCTCTGGCTGGCCATCCTGCTGGTCGTCAACGCCTTCTTCGTCGGGTCCGAGTTCGCCGTCATCTCCGCGCGCCGCTCTCAGATCGAGCCCCTGGCGGAGAAGGGCAGCCGGCGCGCCAAGACGGCACTCTGGGCCATGGAGCACGCGACGCTCATGCTGGCGGCCTGCCAGCTCGGCATCACCGTGTGCTCGCTGGTGATCCTCAACGTCTCGGAGCCCGCCATCCACCACCTTCTGGAGGGCCCGCTGGGCCTCACCGGCTGGTCGGAGGAGGTCATCGGAACTGTCGCCTTCATCGTGGCGCTCGTCATCGTGACGTACCTGCACGTCGTGCTCGGCGAGATGGTTCCGAAGAACCTCTCGTTCACCGCCCCCGACAAGGCGGTGCTGCTCCTCGCCACGCCGCTGGTGTTCATCGCCCGGATCTTCCGTCACGTGATCGGCGCGCTCAACGCGATCGCGAACGGATCGCTGCGCCTGATCGGTGTCGAGCCCAAGTCGGAGGCGAACAGCACGTTCACCCTCGAGGAGGTGGCCACCATCGTGAGCCAGTCCAAGCGCGAGGGAGTGCTGAAGGACTCGAGCGGTGCACTGAACGCGGCTTTCGAGTTCACGACGAAGAAGGTGCGCGACGTCGCGGTTCCGCTGGAGGAGGTCGTGAGCCTTCCCGAGACCCTCACGCCGACCGAGCTCGAGCGCGCCGTCGCCAAGCACGGCTTCTCCCGCTACCTGGTGATCGACGAGGATGGGACGCCGGCGGGCTACCTGCACCTCAAGGACGTCATCGACCTCGACATCACGAGCGACGACCAGCCCGAGCGCCCGGTTCCGCCGAAGCGCATCCGCCAGCTGGCGTCGATGTACGAGGGGACCGACCTGGAGGACGCCCTGGCCTCGATGCGCCGCACCGGCGCCCACCTGGCCCAGGCCTTCGACGCCGACGGCCGCACGACGGGGGTGCTGTTCCTCGAGGACATCATCGAGGAGCTCGTCGGAGAGGTCCAGGACGCCACTCGGAGGAGCCGCTGAGTGGTGACGGGCGTACAATCGACGCGGGGCTCAACAGAAGGAATGCTCATGTTGAATGCGAAATCCGCTGCCGCCGTCCTCCCCGCAACAGACCTCGATCGCGCGCGGCAGTACTACGACGACAAGCTCGGCTGGAAGCCTGACGGCCAAGACGCCGGCGGACTCATGTACACCGTCGGCGGCACCTCCGTCTACGTGTACGAGACGACGTACGCCGGAACGGCCCAGAACACGGCCT from Leifsonia sp. Root1293 includes:
- a CDS encoding hemolysin family protein, which gives rise to MSDWAGILWLAILLVVNAFFVGSEFAVISARRSQIEPLAEKGSRRAKTALWAMEHATLMLAACQLGITVCSLVILNVSEPAIHHLLEGPLGLTGWSEEVIGTVAFIVALVIVTYLHVVLGEMVPKNLSFTAPDKAVLLLATPLVFIARIFRHVIGALNAIANGSLRLIGVEPKSEANSTFTLEEVATIVSQSKREGVLKDSSGALNAAFEFTTKKVRDVAVPLEEVVSLPETLTPTELERAVAKHGFSRYLVIDEDGTPAGYLHLKDVIDLDITSDDQPERPVPPKRIRQLASMYEGTDLEDALASMRRTGAHLAQAFDADGRTTGVLFLEDIIEELVGEVQDATRRSR
- a CDS encoding VOC family protein, whose protein sequence is MLNAKSAAAVLPATDLDRARQYYDDKLGWKPDGQDAGGLMYTVGGTSVYVYETTYAGTAQNTALMVEVDDLESAVAELRAAGVAFSDYDLPGLTTVDGIADLDGEKAAWFTDSEGNIIALGQRTG
- a CDS encoding hemolysin family protein; protein product: MLGIGLILTVGTGFFVASEFALVNLDRADLEARRERGETRLQMTISALAQTSTHLSSAQLGITITTLLTGYMFEPAISSLLAPTLESWGIPDAVATVASTIVAVTLATLLSMILGELIPKNLALALPLKTAKFVIPFQTMFTWVFKPAIIVLNGSANGILRMVGVEPKEELSGARTAEELSSLVRRSASAGVLERDTASLLNRTLMFADHTASDVMTPRPRLVSIQRSESAHAVLELASQTGHSRFPVIDEDVDDVVGFVHVKQAMAVPRARRADVPVSALQSEALRVPETMRLDVLLAELRGRGYQMAVVVDEYGGTAGVATLEDLVEELIGEVADEHDRSRAGIVRRGRAISFPGMLRPDELRESTDLIVPEDGTYETVAGYVMSELGRLPVVGDTVLIENGELTVDRLDGRRIDRLRFTPDESEVIPVADVDGVKPAKPAKPAVVDVPARAADRKGARS
- a CDS encoding GuaB1 family IMP dehydrogenase-related protein, producing the protein MEFYRTAPTHDLTYSDVFLVPSRSELKSRFDVSLAPDDGTAATIPVVSANMNSVTGPRLAATLARRGGLGVLPQDMNLQELDAAIRWVKDQPVEFDTPLVLSPDDTVADALLRVPAVQGHGVVLNDQSGAYLGAIPAARLETALPDARLGDLLHGRITAIDAEDVGGARAAFDLMLAADVEFVPVLRHGAVVGTLSRKSALRGTIYSPTLDADGRLQVAVALGINGDIATKAKAFAAAGVDVLVIDTAHGHQAGMLEAIRTVKALGLGLPIVAGNIVTADAVKDLVDAGADILKVGVGPGAMCTTRMMTAVGRPQFSAVLETAEAARSHGAHVWADGGVRYPRDVALALAAGASSVMIGSWFAGTIEAPGQLAVDGGGRLYKESWGMASTKAVRERFGRLDAFDLARKELFAEGISSSKIYLDPLRPSLEDLLDMITSGLRSSFTYAGASSLAEFSERALVGIQSAAGYEEGKALPVSW